A window from uncultured Desulfobacter sp. encodes these proteins:
- a CDS encoding integrase, whose product MDDLSIDDRFHLLLHKKIMNKIGSAKRRSKKYYKDQYKKTGIIPVPLLLVEKGIMDGRKCSGRPKVIDEQTKRRFIEMVKASCDPSSQGFIFITRRARTIKNYHCWLEEELGKTISLPALRRCAKRENLKFYLEKEDDQEPSPARYSFKPVPVFALIQVDGCKFQYLRIRDERGNWQKPQVIEIFDTGSRKLFILEFYFTESNLNSVDLFTRFLLCTPFPLKTIGIRPDQAKGFLNLKRPINAINLAHSTPGGFYLAPDFSRAHSPKDKAHLESSHRSLHNFEIRIIKAFEDRIVKTVTEYNFKRGRKEKVTVTLLDITLDELRSSTVLRQYRDEHNHTQHYFTEDGVVSAWVPAQKFDDFLSNQADTLNFIPEQVQEYMKYGYRKIKATVSKNRTIRHDKRDFYVTSGADRFSKHKSTPVKISRYRDKLFIFEPSEDGILLGEAIAKKPFDRPPAPAPDPVPDELDTIIALLEKHNMAVDRPILIEVYHKGLSLSRAEQVLHHNQSRYADYMKKMDQPEERKKQALFNAFMLDCQKSLTTNRVATYASLGDMT is encoded by the coding sequence ATGGATGACCTGAGCATTGACGACCGCTTCCATTTACTGCTGCATAAAAAAATCATGAATAAAATCGGATCTGCCAAGAGAAGATCCAAAAAATATTACAAGGACCAGTACAAGAAAACCGGGATTATCCCGGTACCCCTTTTGCTGGTTGAAAAAGGAATTATGGATGGCCGCAAGTGCAGCGGGCGCCCCAAGGTTATAGACGAGCAAACAAAAAGGCGGTTTATTGAAATGGTCAAGGCGTCATGCGATCCGTCATCTCAGGGGTTCATTTTTATCACCCGAAGAGCCAGGACCATTAAAAATTACCACTGCTGGCTCGAGGAAGAGTTGGGTAAAACAATCAGCCTTCCGGCACTTCGGCGATGCGCCAAAAGGGAGAATCTCAAATTTTATCTGGAAAAAGAGGACGATCAGGAGCCGTCACCGGCACGTTATAGCTTCAAACCGGTTCCGGTGTTTGCCTTGATCCAGGTTGACGGTTGCAAGTTCCAATATTTAAGAATCAGAGATGAACGTGGAAACTGGCAGAAACCGCAGGTGATTGAAATATTTGATACCGGTTCCAGGAAGCTGTTCATCCTGGAATTCTATTTTACCGAAAGTAATCTGAACTCTGTGGACCTTTTTACCCGTTTTTTGTTATGCACCCCTTTTCCTTTGAAAACAATCGGCATCAGGCCCGACCAGGCAAAGGGATTTTTAAATTTAAAGCGTCCCATTAATGCCATTAACCTTGCGCATTCTACGCCAGGCGGTTTTTATTTGGCGCCGGATTTTTCAAGGGCGCATTCACCAAAAGATAAGGCGCATCTGGAATCTTCACACCGGAGCCTGCATAATTTTGAAATACGGATTATCAAAGCCTTTGAGGACAGGATTGTGAAAACCGTTACCGAGTATAACTTCAAACGGGGAAGAAAGGAAAAAGTCACTGTAACCCTACTTGATATCACCCTTGATGAATTGAGAAGCAGCACTGTGCTCCGCCAATACCGTGACGAACATAATCATACACAACATTATTTTACTGAAGACGGCGTGGTCAGTGCCTGGGTGCCGGCACAGAAGTTTGATGATTTTTTGTCAAACCAGGCAGACACCCTGAATTTTATCCCGGAGCAGGTTCAAGAATATATGAAATATGGTTACAGAAAAATCAAAGCCACCGTATCCAAGAACAGAACTATCCGCCATGACAAACGCGATTTTTATGTGACCAGTGGTGCAGACCGGTTCAGCAAGCATAAAAGTACACCGGTAAAGATATCCAGATACAGGGACAAACTTTTTATCTTTGAGCCCAGTGAAGACGGAATACTTCTGGGCGAAGCCATTGCAAAAAAGCCGTTTGACAGGCCACCTGCACCAGCGCCTGATCCTGTACCCGATGAACTCGACACCATTATCGCTCTTTTGGAAAAGCACAATATGGCCGTTGACCGGCCTATTTTAATCGAAGTTTACCATAAGGGCCTTTCCCTATCCCGGGCGGAGCAAGTACTTCATCATAATCAATCAAGGTACGCAGATTACATGAAAAAAATGGACCAGCCTGAGGAACGTAAAAAACAGGCTTTGTTCAATGCATTTATGCTTGATTGCCAAAAATCGTTAACTACGAATCGAGTGGCGACTTATGCATCCCTCGGAGATATGACATGA
- a CDS encoding DNA methylase → MKRLAKLETLIARNQECFSKIGKALKEIRDNRLYKQALFESFETYTRARWDMGKSHAYRLIKFYEVIYNLSPIGDRLPANESQARPLTQLDSIEQRQLWKEIIESGMELTARNIKKFIDSRKTASVTKPDLTDQISNEYMAVVKAMLEQVRVAQHDHWQQTSRPAALLWHRVIHEKIVSTGADNG, encoded by the coding sequence ATGAAACGGTTGGCCAAGCTTGAAACCCTGATTGCCCGGAATCAGGAGTGTTTTTCCAAAATCGGCAAGGCCTTGAAAGAAATTCGTGACAATCGTTTGTATAAGCAGGCTCTGTTTGAATCATTCGAAACATATACCAGGGCGCGATGGGATATGGGAAAATCCCATGCTTACCGCCTGATCAAATTTTATGAAGTCATCTATAATCTGTCCCCAATTGGGGACAGATTACCGGCCAACGAATCCCAGGCACGGCCTCTTACTCAACTGGATTCCATAGAACAGCGCCAACTTTGGAAGGAGATTATAGAAAGCGGCATGGAGTTAACCGCGCGTAACATCAAAAAATTTATCGACTCCCGAAAAACGGCATCGGTAACCAAACCGGATCTGACGGATCAAATTTCGAATGAATACATGGCTGTTGTAAAGGCAATGCTTGAACAGGTCCGTGTGGCACAGCATGATCATTGGCAGCAGACCTCTCGCCCGGCTGCATTGTTGTGGCATCGGGTCATACACGAAAAGATTGTATCAACGGGGGCAGATAATGGATGA
- a CDS encoding CHC2 zinc finger domain-containing protein has protein sequence MAHRFSSRELFELRNNIPVDMLIRDHLQIPSKIRDGYFRFLCPLCNEFQTAVNSTTNLARCFRCEKNFNTIDLVMKIKGYGFRDSVLFLKQINTAHQVPASKIAALVAAIGKPMPGGQ, from the coding sequence ATGGCGCACAGGTTTTCATCACGGGAATTATTTGAACTGAGGAACAATATCCCTGTGGATATGCTGATCAGGGATCATTTACAGATTCCATCTAAAATCAGGGATGGCTATTTCCGTTTTCTATGCCCTCTGTGCAATGAATTTCAAACGGCTGTAAATTCAACCACGAACCTGGCCAGGTGCTTCCGGTGCGAAAAAAACTTTAACACCATCGACCTTGTCATGAAAATCAAGGGATATGGATTCCGGGACAGCGTCCTGTTTTTGAAGCAGATAAATACTGCCCACCAGGTTCCGGCATCAAAGATAGCTGCCTTGGTCGCTGCAATCGGCAAACCCATGCCGGGAGGGCAATGA
- a CDS encoding ISAs1 family transposase, which yields MASVAKQTKGEVVAIDGKTLRRSHNKADDKKAIHMISAWASSNKVVLGQLKTEEKSNEITAIPYLLKLLDLSGCIITIDAMGTQKKIAQVIMAQKNDYILALKENHKTLYNDTSLFFENMIDMKKAGYVFDENTTVDGEHGRIETRRHVMTSDIDWLTDKGNWAGLKSLGMVESTREINGEVSHEKRYYISSLDCCAETFGDAVRKHWGIENSVHWVLDIAFREDESRIRKGFGPENFAAIRHIALNLLREHKGFKGSIKSKRLNAAMDQEYLKEVMFG from the coding sequence ATTGCCTCAGTAGCCAAGCAAACAAAAGGCGAAGTTGTCGCCATTGATGGAAAAACATTAAGACGTTCTCATAATAAGGCGGACGATAAAAAAGCCATCCACATGATTAGCGCCTGGGCATCCTCAAATAAGGTTGTACTTGGGCAGCTTAAAACGGAAGAAAAATCGAATGAGATTACAGCCATCCCTTACCTTCTAAAATTGCTCGATTTATCTGGGTGTATCATCACCATTGACGCCATGGGTACACAAAAAAAGATTGCACAGGTGATAATGGCGCAAAAAAATGATTATATACTTGCTTTAAAAGAAAACCACAAAACCCTTTATAATGATACAAGTCTATTTTTTGAAAACATGATAGACATGAAAAAAGCAGGCTATGTTTTCGATGAAAATACAACAGTGGACGGCGAGCATGGTCGAATTGAAACTCGTCGGCATGTAATGACATCAGATATAGATTGGCTTACTGACAAAGGTAATTGGGCGGGACTTAAATCTTTGGGGATGGTTGAAAGCACAAGAGAAATCAATGGAGAGGTCAGCCATGAGAAACGCTATTATATATCAAGTCTTGACTGTTGTGCGGAAACATTTGGGGACGCAGTCAGAAAGCATTGGGGGATTGAAAATTCGGTTCATTGGGTTTTGGATATAGCCTTTCGAGAAGATGAAAGCAGGATCAGGAAAGGATTTGGACCGGAAAATTTTGCAGCAATTCGTCACATTGCCTTAAATCTGCTTAGAGAGCATAAAGGATTTAAAGGCAGCATCAAATCAAAGCGTTTAAATGCTGCAATGGACCAGGAATATCTCAAAGAGGTGATGTTTGGTTGA
- a CDS encoding transposase family protein yields the protein MSLNLKRQIPTTAKNTNCLIILKILSLDFFYYMVYIFGNNYKELPMHEKSIDEFFAKIEDPRHHNKCHKLIDVIIIAICGVVAGADTYEQIENFGKQRKRWLSKFLELPYEIPSHDTFGRIFERMNPQEFQGSFKQ from the coding sequence ATGTCCTTAAATCTAAAAAGGCAAATACCCACCACTGCAAAAAACACTAATTGCTTGATAATATTGAAAATATTATCGCTAGATTTTTTCTATTACATGGTGTATATATTTGGCAACAATTATAAGGAGTTGCCAATGCATGAAAAATCAATAGATGAATTTTTTGCAAAAATAGAAGACCCTCGGCATCACAACAAATGCCATAAACTGATTGATGTTATCATCATTGCCATTTGCGGTGTCGTTGCCGGAGCTGATACTTATGAGCAAATTGAAAATTTTGGAAAACAACGGAAACGGTGGCTTTCAAAATTTTTGGAACTGCCTTATGAGATACCGTCCCACGATACGTTTGGCAGAATATTTGAACGAATGAATCCCCAGGAGTTCCAAGGCAGCTTTAAACAATGA